From Calditrichota bacterium, the proteins below share one genomic window:
- the folE gene encoding GTP cyclohydrolase I FolE encodes MDEDKIRRAVRLILEGIGEDPDREGLAGTPDRIVRMFGEIYKGVGVEPSEKVSLYTSENQDEMIVVKDIPFYSMCEHHLLPFWGHVSIGYIPGNNQVTGFSSLVRLVETVAARPQIQERMTTELADVLVQRLKPNGVIVVIKARHLCIAMQGVRREATETITSAQRGYLRKQITRLEALNLMGGR; translated from the coding sequence ATGGATGAGGACAAAATCCGCCGTGCCGTGAGGCTTATCCTCGAAGGTATCGGAGAAGACCCCGACCGCGAAGGCCTCGCCGGGACGCCCGACCGGATCGTCCGGATGTTCGGCGAAATCTACAAGGGGGTCGGGGTCGAGCCGTCCGAAAAGGTGTCGCTCTACACCTCGGAAAACCAGGACGAGATGATCGTCGTCAAGGACATCCCGTTCTATTCGATGTGCGAGCATCACCTGCTCCCCTTCTGGGGGCACGTCTCGATAGGCTACATTCCGGGCAACAATCAGGTAACCGGCTTTTCGAGTCTGGTGCGGCTGGTTGAAACCGTCGCTGCCCGCCCTCAGATTCAGGAGCGGATGACGACCGAACTGGCGGATGTTCTGGTGCAAAGGCTGAAGCCGAACGGGGTCATCGTGGTGATCAAGGCGCGGCACCTCTGCATCGCGATGCAGGGCGTCCGGCGGGAGGCGACCGAGACGATCACCTCGGCGCAACGAGGCTACCTGAGGAAGCAGATCACCCGGCTGGAAGCGCTCAATCTGATGGGCGGGCGATAG